One Stenotrophomonas sp. SAU14A_NAIMI4_5 DNA segment encodes these proteins:
- a CDS encoding TonB-dependent receptor, with amino-acid sequence MRRQAMAWSIQLALMGFAASAAAQSPGSSSVQQLDAVQVTGSRIPRAQVEGPAPITVINAEEIRSSGFTTVPDVLRAMTQNGGETQSQQSSSGADFSPGAQQVDLRGLGPNHTLVLVNGRRIADFPMPFQGRSNFTDVSNIPLGMIDRIEVLTGSASAIYGSDAIAGVVNFILKKKADGTTVDVRMGTTSEGGGESFDMSLSSGFSKGNFNAVYSVELQSQTPLWAYERDIQDSTQDGPTEGSRIARRAYLRTDYNDDYLDPGAATCEALAGQNQGSTYHAFRPRYGYYCGSDASIGYGTILSKRRGANGYASMSYDFDNGQQWFADVQMGYHTLALMRDVTSWGRMAADGDESGYFNNQATGEIEFWQRQFSPEEMGGLRNAMVRSTQKTFSVTTGFKGNLAGNWDYEAALSHSQYQSRISWPQIVAAKANDLFLGPQLGEDDDGFPIYNADPSRLYRPLTRAEYESIAARTTYTPKSRTETAALTLTNGSLFGLPGGDAGFAATVEVGQQAYALNPDPLATEYYYYSWKDSDGKGSRNRWATAAELRLPLHDTLNLSVAGRYDQYRYSGHTIGKATWSGGLEWRPVDSLLVRGSYGTAFRAPDLHYVFAGPGNDETTAEDLYSCRADDADDCSDYERNVIRSRSGNRELDPETSTSWSAGFVWSPATGLDLSVDWFDIDMRKQVQDMDVRTILASEANCRLGDADITSPTCVDALARVTRTADGRLYGVYVNPINVARESTSGIDVGLRYRLQTGAGDFIFNGTHTWVKEHDFQRYPGDPTEDQFAVNSGFDIPRTKTSVSVTWEKDAWSATVYGSRLGKLPNSDSYDQVFDPDSGDSPYIKATYRYNASVQYRFDDHSRLSLSVVNVFNKMPPKDATYTAYPYYDVSWFDSVGRTINLQYTHKFGGSAL; translated from the coding sequence ATGCGTAGACAGGCGATGGCGTGGTCGATCCAGCTGGCGTTGATGGGTTTTGCTGCCTCGGCAGCGGCCCAGAGCCCCGGTTCCTCTTCGGTGCAGCAACTCGATGCGGTCCAGGTGACCGGTTCGCGCATTCCGCGCGCACAGGTGGAAGGCCCGGCACCGATCACGGTGATCAATGCCGAGGAGATCCGCTCCAGCGGCTTCACCACGGTGCCCGACGTGCTGCGTGCGATGACCCAGAACGGCGGCGAGACGCAGAGCCAGCAGTCCTCCAGCGGCGCCGACTTCTCCCCGGGCGCGCAGCAGGTCGACCTGCGCGGGCTGGGTCCGAACCACACCCTGGTGCTGGTCAACGGCCGCCGTATCGCTGATTTCCCGATGCCGTTCCAGGGCCGCAGCAACTTCACCGACGTGTCCAACATCCCGCTGGGCATGATCGACCGCATCGAGGTGCTGACCGGCAGCGCGTCGGCCATCTACGGTTCGGATGCGATCGCCGGCGTGGTCAACTTCATCCTGAAGAAGAAGGCCGACGGCACCACCGTCGACGTGCGCATGGGCACCACCAGCGAAGGCGGTGGCGAGTCGTTCGACATGAGCCTGTCCAGCGGCTTCAGCAAGGGCAATTTCAATGCGGTGTACAGCGTGGAGCTGCAGTCGCAGACGCCGCTGTGGGCCTATGAGCGCGACATCCAGGATTCGACCCAGGACGGGCCGACCGAAGGCTCGCGCATCGCCCGCCGCGCCTACCTGCGCACCGACTACAACGACGACTACCTGGACCCGGGCGCGGCCACCTGCGAAGCGCTGGCCGGGCAGAACCAAGGCAGCACGTACCATGCCTTCCGCCCGCGCTATGGCTACTACTGCGGCAGCGACGCGTCGATCGGCTACGGCACCATCCTCAGCAAGCGCCGCGGCGCCAACGGCTATGCCTCGATGAGCTATGACTTCGACAACGGCCAGCAGTGGTTTGCCGACGTGCAGATGGGGTACCACACGCTGGCCCTGATGCGCGATGTCACCTCGTGGGGCCGCATGGCCGCCGACGGCGACGAGTCGGGCTACTTCAACAACCAGGCCACGGGTGAGATCGAATTCTGGCAGCGCCAGTTCTCGCCCGAGGAGATGGGCGGCCTGCGCAATGCCATGGTGCGCAGCACGCAGAAGACCTTCAGCGTGACCACCGGCTTCAAGGGCAACCTGGCCGGCAACTGGGATTACGAAGCGGCGCTGAGCCACTCGCAGTACCAGTCGCGGATCAGCTGGCCGCAGATCGTCGCCGCCAAGGCCAACGACCTGTTCCTGGGGCCGCAGCTGGGCGAGGACGATGATGGCTTCCCGATCTACAACGCCGACCCGTCGCGCCTGTACCGGCCGCTGACCCGCGCCGAGTACGAGTCGATCGCCGCACGCACGACCTACACCCCGAAGTCGCGCACCGAGACCGCGGCCCTGACCCTGACCAACGGTTCGCTGTTCGGCCTGCCCGGCGGCGATGCCGGCTTCGCCGCGACCGTGGAAGTGGGCCAGCAGGCCTACGCGTTGAATCCCGATCCGCTGGCGACCGAGTACTACTACTACAGCTGGAAGGATTCGGACGGCAAGGGGTCGCGCAACCGCTGGGCGACCGCCGCCGAACTGCGCCTGCCGCTGCACGACACGCTGAACCTGAGCGTGGCCGGCCGCTACGACCAGTACCGTTATTCCGGCCATACCATCGGCAAGGCGACCTGGAGCGGCGGCCTGGAATGGCGTCCCGTGGACAGCCTGCTGGTGCGCGGCTCCTACGGCACCGCCTTCCGCGCGCCCGACCTGCACTACGTGTTCGCCGGCCCGGGCAACGACGAGACCACGGCCGAGGATCTGTACAGCTGCCGTGCCGACGATGCCGATGACTGCTCCGACTACGAGCGCAACGTGATCCGCAGCCGCAGCGGCAATCGCGAGCTCGACCCGGAAACCAGCACCTCGTGGAGCGCAGGCTTCGTCTGGTCGCCGGCCACCGGCCTCGATCTGTCGGTGGACTGGTTCGACATCGACATGCGCAAGCAGGTGCAGGACATGGACGTGCGCACGATCCTGGCCAGCGAAGCGAACTGCCGCCTGGGCGACGCCGACATCACCTCGCCGACCTGCGTGGACGCGCTGGCGCGGGTGACCCGCACCGCCGACGGCCGCCTGTACGGCGTGTACGTCAACCCGATCAACGTGGCGCGTGAGTCGACCTCGGGCATCGACGTGGGCCTGCGCTACCGCCTGCAGACCGGTGCCGGTGATTTCATCTTCAACGGCACCCACACCTGGGTGAAGGAGCATGATTTCCAGCGCTACCCGGGCGACCCGACCGAAGACCAGTTCGCGGTGAACAGCGGCTTCGACATCCCGCGCACCAAGACCAGCGTCAGCGTGACCTGGGAGAAGGATGCGTGGTCGGCCACCGTGTACGGCTCGCGCCTGGGCAAGCTGCCGAACTCGGACAGCTACGACCAGGTGTTCGACCCGGACAGCGGCGACAGCCCGTACATCAAGGCCACCTACCGCTACAACGCGTCGGTGCAGTACCGCTTCGACGACCACTCGCGCCTGTCGCTGTCGGTGGTCAACGTGTTCAACAAGATGCCGCCGAAGGACGCCACGTACACGGCCTACCCGTACTACGACGTGTCCTGGTTCGACAGCGTCGGCCGCACGATCAACCTGCAGTACACCCACAAGTTCGGCGGCAGCGCGTTGTAA
- a CDS encoding cyanophycinase encodes MAPLASAQDSRDLHSPGFDYYEIGDLDAPRPGARAPAMMLMGGGEWVPEAFQWWLRQAGNGRVLILRASGGDELQERLYRDIGGTTAVQTLVFDNRRGADDPAVLRVVAAADAIFIAGGDQSRYIRFWKGTALNRALNAHVRAGKPIAGTSAGLAILGGYAYGALDGGSITSAGALADPMGSAVTLDSGFLHMPYLQRVVTDTHFDKRDRLGRLIVFVARAAQESGDPDMVGIGVDEDTALCVEPDGQAQVYSADGQGKVWVVSPGRDADRMVEGEPLQFHAVPVTVVASGGRLRLDDFQADVDYHAMADITDGEIEITRR; translated from the coding sequence ATGGCCCCGCTGGCGTCAGCGCAGGACTCCCGCGACCTGCATTCCCCTGGCTTCGATTATTACGAGATTGGCGACCTGGATGCACCCCGTCCCGGTGCACGCGCCCCGGCGATGATGCTGATGGGCGGTGGCGAGTGGGTGCCCGAGGCCTTCCAGTGGTGGCTGCGGCAGGCCGGCAACGGCCGCGTGCTGATCCTGCGCGCGTCCGGTGGCGACGAGCTGCAGGAGCGCCTGTACCGCGATATCGGCGGCACCACCGCCGTGCAGACCCTGGTGTTCGACAACCGCCGCGGCGCCGACGATCCGGCGGTGCTGCGCGTGGTCGCCGCCGCCGATGCCATCTTCATCGCCGGCGGTGACCAGTCGCGCTACATCCGCTTCTGGAAGGGCACGGCGCTCAACCGCGCGCTCAATGCGCATGTCCGCGCCGGCAAGCCGATCGCCGGTACCAGCGCTGGGCTGGCGATCCTCGGTGGTTACGCCTACGGCGCGCTCGATGGCGGCAGCATCACCTCGGCCGGCGCGCTGGCCGACCCGATGGGCAGCGCGGTCACCCTGGACAGCGGCTTCCTGCACATGCCCTACCTGCAGCGCGTGGTCACCGATACCCACTTCGACAAGCGCGACCGGCTCGGCCGCCTGATCGTGTTCGTCGCCCGCGCCGCGCAGGAAAGCGGTGATCCGGACATGGTCGGCATCGGCGTGGACGAGGACACCGCGCTGTGCGTGGAGCCCGACGGCCAGGCCCAGGTCTACAGCGCCGATGGCCAGGGCAAGGTCTGGGTGGTCAGCCCCGGCCGCGACGCCGACCGGATGGTCGAAGGCGAGCCGTTGCAGTTCCACGCCGTGCCGGTCACCGTGGTCGCCAGCGGTGGCCGCCTGCGCCTGGATGACTTCCAGGCCGACGTCGACTACCACGCCATGGCCGACATCACCGACGGCGAGATCGAAATCACGCGCCGGTAG
- a CDS encoding isoaspartyl peptidase/L-asparaginase has product MKLRLALSALLSLPLLAQAAPSTSPLLVIHGGAGVERKDLSPAEEKAARAALKAALLKGHAELAAGRPALAAVTAAITVLEDDPTFNAGKGAVFTHDGHNELDASLMDGATQAAGAVAGVQRVRNPIQLAQLVMQKSPHVMMVGQGAEAFAVEQGVSLVDPSYFRTDKRWQQLQRALKEEASGQAHADLETAKHFGTVGAVALDAQGHLAAGTSTGGMTNKRYGRVGDSPIIGAGTWADTRCAVSGTGWGEYYIRTAAAHEICARMRYQGQTPEQAGKGVINDTIPQMGGDGGAIVLSADGKAATPFNTQGMYRGWIGADGVPHVAIFANETLVLPGQ; this is encoded by the coding sequence ATGAAACTGCGCTTGGCGCTGTCTGCCCTGTTGTCCCTGCCCCTGCTCGCGCAGGCAGCGCCGTCCACTTCGCCGCTGCTGGTCATCCATGGCGGGGCAGGGGTCGAGCGCAAGGATCTGTCGCCGGCTGAAGAGAAGGCTGCGCGCGCGGCGTTGAAGGCAGCGCTGTTGAAGGGGCATGCCGAACTGGCGGCAGGTCGCCCGGCGCTGGCGGCGGTCACCGCGGCGATCACCGTGCTCGAGGACGATCCCACCTTCAATGCCGGCAAGGGCGCGGTGTTCACCCATGACGGCCACAACGAACTGGACGCTTCGCTGATGGATGGCGCCACCCAGGCGGCCGGTGCGGTCGCGGGCGTGCAGCGCGTGCGCAACCCGATCCAGCTGGCGCAGCTGGTCATGCAGAAATCGCCGCACGTGATGATGGTCGGGCAGGGCGCCGAGGCGTTCGCGGTGGAGCAGGGCGTCAGCCTGGTGGATCCCTCGTATTTCCGCACCGACAAGCGCTGGCAGCAGCTGCAGCGCGCACTGAAGGAAGAGGCCAGCGGCCAGGCTCATGCCGATCTCGAAACCGCCAAGCACTTCGGCACCGTCGGCGCCGTCGCGCTGGATGCGCAGGGGCATCTTGCGGCAGGCACGTCCACCGGCGGCATGACCAACAAGCGCTACGGCCGCGTGGGCGACTCGCCGATCATCGGTGCCGGTACCTGGGCCGACACGCGCTGCGCGGTGTCCGGTACCGGTTGGGGCGAGTACTACATCCGCACCGCGGCGGCGCACGAGATCTGTGCGCGCATGCGTTACCAGGGGCAGACGCCGGAGCAGGCCGGCAAGGGCGTCATCAATGACACCATTCCGCAGATGGGTGGCGATGGTGGCGCCATCGTGCTGTCCGCAGACGGAAAAGCGGCCACGCCGTTCAACACGCAGGGCATGTATCGGGGCTGGATTGGCGCCGACGGAGTGCCCCATGTCGCAATTTTCGCCAACGAGACCCTGGTGCTGCCGGGGCAATAA